The sequence below is a genomic window from Aureispira sp. CCB-E.
TCTTCAGTTTTCTGAGGGCTTCCATTTTGGCTTCTTCCGCAGAGGCATGAAAAGGTGGGTTACAAATAGATAGGGTAAAGTTATCTTTGGCTGTGATAATGCCTTTAAAAATGTGTTCGCTATGCTCTTGCCAACGAAGTTCTATGTTAGATCGTAGTGTCTTATTATTGAGAACAATAGCATGTGCATTTTGGAGAGAAGCTTTATTGATATCTACTCCAACAAAAGACCAAGCGTATTCTTTTACTCCAATAATTGGATAAATACAGTTGGCACCAACTCCAATATCCAATACACGAATTTTTTTTCCTTTGGGGATAAGACCATCATTTTCCTTGGCTAATAGATCGGCAATATGGTGTATATAATCGGCACGACCAGGAATAGGAGGGCAAAGGTAGTGGTCTGGGATATCCCAGTTTTGTATGGCATAGTAATAACTCAGCAAGGTTTTATTAAGCATTTTTACCGCAATGGGATCAAAAAAATCAATGGATTGTTGCCCTTGTTTGTTTTTAATGATAAATGCTTGCAATTTGGGATTGTGTTTTAATAATTCATTAAAATCATATTGCCCTTTGTGCTTGTTGCGAGGATGTAAACCTGATTTATGTTTTTGATTAGCCATTGATTTAATTGTAATGCTTTAAAGGTAAAGGGTGGAATAGCTGGTCGTTACTAGTTGTAGTTTTTTAGATCGATAATGTAGGTTGTAAAAAAACTAAAAAATAAGCGGACTATTAATAACTAAGGTATAATTTATTTAAATTATTAATTGATGTAAAAAAGTTACATTTGTAAAAAAAATAAAACAATGACGAATACAGAATTCATACTTCTTAACTTAAAAGAAATTCGGAGACGAAGCATTAAACTATGGGAAGGACTTCCAAGAGAACGTTATTTTTGGAAGCCAGATAAAGAAGCCATGACAGCCATCGAAATGATTCGACATGTTTTGGGAGCAGATCATGGGTGGAATATTATTATTAACCAAGGAGATATGTCGAGTTATATTTCTCCTTGGGAAAATCGACCGTTTGTAAGTTTGCAGGATGAACTTGAATTTGCAAAACCGTATCGCCAGCAATTTTTAGAAAGTATTCGCCAATTTTCAGCAGATGATTTAGCCAACAAAGAAATTACGCATCCAGGTAATGGTAAAGTAAGATTATTAGGAGATTATTTGCTTCGGATTGGCTACCATGAATCTGTCCATGCTGGACAATTTATTTCTTATTTAAGAATGATGCAAGTTGAGAGACCATTTATTTGGGATTAGTAGGAATGAATATTATTCAGTGCTTGAAAGGAGAGTTTACAGCCACTTAGAATACGATTTAAAAATTACAATAATCCTCAACAGAATTTAATTGAGCCCATCGAGCAGACAGTAGTTTGGCATAATCAATATAAAATAGACCATAAGAACCTAAGCTAAAACCGTCGTTTGCCTCAATTAAAATTGTTTCTCCTTGTTTGGTCACTCCTACATCAAAAGCATAGCCATTAGGTGCATTTTCATATGCTTTAGGAATTGCTTCTACAACGTTATAATCAAAATGCTTCCGCCAGTTGCCCTTATAAGGTCGAACTCCGACAATTTTATTATAACGAACAAAGCATCGCCATTCGGTTTCAATTTCTAAAGCACCCGATACCCAAACAGGCACATCAAACGTCCTGTCTCCACAGCCAATTAAATCATTGGTTCCATGAACTACACGCCCAGTAAATTTTTTAGCAAAACCTTTGGGTTTTACAAATTGTCCCCACTCCGAAGGGGTAGAAGCGATGGTATTAATCGTAGATTCTTTGAGAGGACGTTTTAAGAAATGACGCAAAGAAGGGGGATAATCTAATGGTTCAGGAGGAACAATCCCATGACGCTCCAAAGCTTGGTAAACAACCCCAATGCCTGCTACTACTATTGCTTCTTGCTCTAAATTCTCAATTTCTTTTATAGATTCAAAATGAACAATTTCAAATCCCATTCTGCGAAACCCTTCACAGGCAATGTAACAGTTGATATTTAAAGGTTGATTGGTATCTCGATGTTGAATATACGCTTTCATAGTGGTCGTTGTTAAGAGAATACACTGCTCATTAAAAGCTATTGTTTTAACGTAGTACTTAGCTGCACTGCTACTTCGTGGTAGCTCCCAGCGGTCGTGAGAGCGCAAGCTTAGTTTTTTAGCTTTTTTGTAAAAAACTAAAAAAGCATCTTTGCATCAGTTTGATTACCAGTTCTTTAAGGAATCAAGTAGCGAAAATGTATTCTATTGATAATCAAACTGATGCGATTTTCCCACGAATTAATGTAACGAGCAGCGCAATTTTTTTCAAAAAGTATTAAGATTTAAACTCTGAAATAACTTCAATTTTGCCAACAATATTAGCATTCAAGTCATCCATCAACTCAGCAGGAATCCACAACTCGTTGTGTTGATGGGCGCCTACATTTTGGATTTCAAATTGCTGCAAAAATGAATTCTTAACCTCAAAACGAGTCACATACCCAATACCATATTGTTTTACGTTCCAATCTTTTGTAATCTGAGTAGCGTAAGCTTCATTCATAACTGGATAGAAGAACGGCTGTTCTGGTTTTCGAGGAGGAAAACCACGGTGGTCAAGCTCTTGAATCAAGAATAGTTCTTTGTCATTGACAGGACGATACAAGGTTGTAGTTAGTTTTTTCATGTGTTGGTTAGTTTTGAAATTAAAATAAATAGTAGTTAACGGTGTTGTTATCATCTGATGAGTGAAACATCAATAGAGCAACACCGCTAACTATTGCTAAAAAGGAATCTACTTTTAATAGCTGTTAATACAATAAGTTAATAGAAAGAGTTCCACATCGACTTTTTTTTGTCAAAAATTGTATGGTACAAGTTGTGATAACTTATTCTAAAAAATGTCATCCAAAACAGCTATTAAGCGCTCCAATTCTTCAAAGGTATTGTAATGAGCCATGCTAACACGAACCACACCTCCTTGACGATCTAAATCTAAGGCTTTGGTAATGCCATTTGCATAAAAGTTGCCTGTTTTGATACCAATATTGTTTGCTGCGACTTTGGCATCAATTTCAGGACTATTTATTCCTTCTACCACAAAGGCAATGGTACAAACACGAACATCTTTATCAGCTGTTGTTTCTCCTATGATACGTACCTTATCTTTGGTCGCCAAAAAGTTTAGTAGATGTTGAGCTAATGCTTCTTCGTGAGCATCAAACAAATCATAGGCGAATTGCATTTGAGTTCTAATCGGTTCGTTCGCATTCATGCCGTGGTGTTGTGCAACTGCTTGCAAGTATTCAGAAATTCCATTCAAGGCGTAAGTTAACTCATAATTAGGACCGCCAGGTTGAAATTTGTACGGCAAATCATCGTTGGGTACAATTGAGTGATTGATGCCTGGAAGTCGCAACAAATGTTCTTCTTTGCCATACAAAACACCAATATGAGGACCAAAAACTTTGTAAATGCTATAAACATAAAAGTCAGCATCTATATCTTGTACATCTGGCAAGCGATGTGGGGCATAAGCAACACCGTCTACAAAAGCAAGTGCTCCTTGACGGTGGATATACGCATTGATTTCTTTGGCGGGATGAATCGTTCCAAAAATATTGGAAACATGACAGTAGGCAACTAATTTTGTTTTTGCTGACATTAGTTGTTTTAAATCTTCCAATTCTAATTGAAAGGTTTCTGTATTAAACTCCCAAGTTTTGATAACAATACCCTGCTCTGCAAGACTTTGCCAAGGGCTAATATTGGCTTGATGGTCTGCATTGGTAATAATAATTTCGTCTCCTGCTTGTAATGTTTTGCCAATGACAATAGAAAACAAACGAATGAGAGCAGTCGAAGAACTTCCTATGACTGCTTCGTGAGGAAATTTAGCGTTTAAGGTTTGTGCAATCTGAGCCGTACCACTGTTTACCCGTTCTCTGGCTTGAGTAGAGATGCTATAAGTTCCTCCAAGTTGGACATCTGAGGTCATATAATACGCTGTAATTTTATCCATGACCCTTTTTAGAGTTTGGGAACCACCAGCATTATCAAAAAAAACATAATCTTCTCTTAAAGAGGGATATTCGTTGCGAATAAAATCTAAGTCAAGTTTCATTATAATTGAGTGTTAAGAAATGCATAGAATAGATATTTAGCAATAAATTGTTCTTTATTTTTGGGTAGTAGTTAGCTTAGTTACTCCCTGCGGTCATGAACCAGCAAGTTTTTTAGCTCGCTACGCTCGTGAGATCGCAAGCTTAGTTACCAAAAAGATAAAAAAGTACATTTATTTAACCGCAAGATTTTGGTCGTATAATAAAACATGTGAAATATACTTGTTAAATGACGTTTCCACAAACTATTGCAAAAGATAATAACCACATTTTAGGTAAGCCCCTTCAGGAAAAGAAATGGGATGGTCCAAATCATGGTAGGTCTTTTCTTGAATTTTGAAGCGTTTCCCACTAGCTTTTAGGCTCTTTTCAACGGCATCAAAGAAATCAATAGCTTTGATTCTTGCGGTACAAGAAGCCAATACCAATAGACCGCCTTTGGGAACCAATTGACTGCCTAATGTTGCTAGGCGTTTATAACTGTTGATGGCACCAGCAACCTCCGATTCTTTTTTGGCAAAAGAAGGAGGATCAATGACTACAATATCATATTTTTGACCTTGTTGAATCAAATCTTCAAGCCCTTTGAAGGCATCCACGGCTAGAGTGGTGTGTTGACCAGAATGAGGATTTAAAGCCGCATTTTGTTGGGCGACAGTCAATGCTTGGGCACTAATGTCAATACTGACTACTTGGGTGGCGCCTTTGGCTAGTGCATGCACTGAAAAACCTCCAGCATAAGCAAAGACATCAAGCACAGATTTCCCTTTTGATAAGTTTCCAACTTTTAAACGATTGTGTCGATGATCTAAAAAATAGCCTGTTTTGTGACCATGAATTACATTGGCAGAAAAGTTAACACCATGCTCTTTAAATACAACGACCTCATTTTCTAAATCGCCATAGACAACTTGACCATCTTCCAAACCAAAATTATTGGGATTTTGTTGCAACAAACGACTCATACGAAGTACCATTGTTGTACAATTACTGATTTCTAGTAAGATCGGTAGAATATCATTCAAATAGGGAAACCAAATTGATGCATAAAGTTTGACGACAATAACATGTTTATAAACATCAGCAATCAAACTGGGTAAACCATCATTTTCGCCATAAATCAAACGATAACTATTGGTATCTGTAGCCAAGAGTGGTGCCCGTTTTTCATAAGCGGCTTTGATTTTGGCTTCAAACCATGCCGCATTAATGGTAGCAGCTTGATGCGTTTGTAAAACTTTAATACGTATGGGAGAATCAGGGTCGTAGAGACCGCAAGCTAAGAACTTATTCTTTTTATTATCATAAATAATAGCTAGATCACCCGCATTGCCAGTAGTACTTAATTTAGTGATTCCTCCTTCAAATACCCAAGGATGCCCTTTTTTTACCATTCGTTCGGCGGCAGGTTTGAGTTTAATAGCAAGACGTTTGATCTCAAATTTTGGAAATGTTATTATCATGAAATATTGGTCTACGTACAAGACGATATTAATACAAGAAATGCTCTTATCGCTCCAAAGGTAAGGAAGTAAATTGATTAACGTAGCACCAGTTACTTAACTTTTTTTAAGGCATCCTTGATCGCTTGATACGAAGAAGAAGAAAATTGTAATTGTTCGATAACTCCATCAGAAGAATTGGCTTTGGTCGAAGCCAAAACGGGTTGTTTGTCTTTTTCTCCAAAAGCAATAATTTGAATGGCTTCATTCTTGGGCAAGTCAGAAAAGCTGACTTGATTGCCTTCTCGTTTTCCTGTAAGAATAATTTTTGATTTTTGAAGCATCAATTTTACTTCTGCTAAAAACGTAGGTTCTACTTTTACAACTAAGTTAACAGGATCTGGACTATCTATTGCTTTGGCCGCAGCAATCCAACCCAACTTACTAATATTAAAAATATGATATTTAAATTCTAACTGATCTATGTGACTAATTTTTTGTGCCTGTAGTTTAGGATATTTTTTCCCTAGAATATTGATGTAGTGGATGTCTTTTTTGTAATGTGGTTCTGCCTGATGGACATGAAAAATATATTGACCACTAACAACAGTAGGCTGTCCATTGACTAAAAATGGTTTGCAAATAGGGTAGTTTTTCATTACCTTTAAAATTCTCTTTTGGAAATTGGTATTGACTTTTTCTTCAAAAGCAACATTTTCTATTTTTCCTAATTTATTGATGGTATAGTCTAGGTGCAAATGCTGTTCGTTGTCCCAAAGTTCTTGTTCTTCTTTTTCTTTACGAATGGTGAGGTTTTTGTCTTCCCAAAGTTCAATAGAGCTGCCATCAGCAAATTGAGCTTCCTTATACTGACCTGTTTTTAGGCGATGGTTAAACAGACGGGGCTGATCAAATTTTATAGGTGTCCAAGCTTGTGGGTGACCACTCCACAAACCAATTTCAGGAGTGTTTTTATCTTTCTTAAAATGTATTCTCAAGTCGTGTTTAGGGGAAATGGATAGGGTGTTAATACCTTGTTTGGCTTCTAAGTAAATAACTTTGCTAGCAGCTAAAAGGTGGTGATCCAAACTTGCATTAGAAATACTTTGTGCTAGAGCAGCAGAAGGAGAGTGGTATTCTTTTAGATACAAGTCTACCATGGTATTACTACCTCTGGCAATAAACGCTTTGGCTGGCACATAAATAAAAAAATCATTTGCTCCAAAAACTAGGGTGTCTCGACTGTTGTCAATTGTAAATTTAGTTGGTTCTATGTCAATAGAAGCATAGGCAAACGGCTTTAATCCACGATTGCTATCTGGGTCAAGTTTTGGGGGCTTATGATCCCCACAAGAGAGGACCAAAAGACTTGCAGCTAAGATGATGAAAAATGTATGTTGCATAAGACAAGATATTATAATAATTAGAGTAGTAAGGATACCTAATGCAAATAGGATGCTAGAAATTTTTTGAAACAATTACTGGTTGTAAAAAGAAGCAAAATTACTAGAATTTGGTCGATTAATCAAGCCAATTTTAAACGGGAACATTTTTCTTTAATTGTTCCAAAATATGAAAGGTTGCAGGGCAATACAAGGCATTCTTAGCGTGATAACTCAAGTTTTTAGAAAAGTTGACATCAGTATGTGGGTATTCACGGCAAGCCTTTGGGCGAAACTCATAGATAGAACATTTGTTGTCTTCTAATAGAAATGGGCAAGGGGTTTGCTTTAAAACAGTATCGTGGTCTTCGTCTGTAGTCAAAAAATCTTTTTCAAACGTAGCTAAAGAAAGCCCTAATTTTTTAGAAATGCGTTGGGCATCTGTTTTGTTAACAATGGGCGGCAAGCCCGAACAGCAACCCGCACAATCTAAACAATCAATTTTTTGAAAGACTTTTTCATGTGTTAAGCTTGCAAATTGGTCCAAATGTTTGCCGCGGTGTTGATGCAGTTTTTTGGTGAATTTTTGGAGTGATTTTTTTGCTCCATCCTTTTTGTTCTTCCAACTTTGAATAAGATCTTCCATAAACTAACTGTAAGTATTGATGTCGTTAAATACATTGCCAATTCAACGATCAAAGGTCATATACTTTATTGATGCGATTGAATTGTATTGCTCTGTGACTGCATTTAAGTTTTGACCATTGTTATAATAAAAATAGCTGTTGACAAGTTATCAATTTCTAATAAATACTTTGTAATTTTTCGTTTTTAAAGTAGATCTAAAACAGAATCCATCTATGCGCTCAATTCTTTTTATACTCGGAGTTATTATTCAAGTACCATTAGGATGGTATTTTTATGCGACAGAATCTACTGATTCTAAGCTAGAAACAGATGTTGTTCTTCCAAAAATACAAAAAGTAGATGGTTTTGATATGGATATTGTTCCTGCTGCGGCTCAATTTCATAAATATGTTGATTTCTTAAAAGACAAACGTTTGGGATTGGTGGTTAATCACACATCTACTGTAGGAACACACCACTTGGTAGATACTTTGGTTAGAATGGGGTTTGATATAAAAAAAATATTTGCCCCTGAACACGGTTTTAGAGGAAAGGCAGACGCAGGAGAAAAACTTAAAGATGGTCTAGATGCTCGTACTGGTATTTCAATTGTTTCATTATACGGCAAAAACCGAAAACCCAATGCGACACAATTCCAAGATTTAGACTTAGTAATATTTGATATTCAGGATGTAGGAACTCGGTTTTATACCT
It includes:
- the rlmF gene encoding 23S rRNA (adenine(1618)-N(6))-methyltransferase RlmF — encoded protein: MANQKHKSGLHPRNKHKGQYDFNELLKHNPKLQAFIIKNKQGQQSIDFFDPIAVKMLNKTLLSYYYAIQNWDIPDHYLCPPIPGRADYIHHIADLLAKENDGLIPKGKKIRVLDIGVGANCIYPIIGVKEYAWSFVGVDINKASLQNAHAIVLNNKTLRSNIELRWQEHSEHIFKGIITAKDNFTLSICNPPFHASAEEAKMEALRKLKNLGKKNVIEPTLNFGGQQHELWCKGGELQFLKQMITQSKSVASSVRWFTTLVSKEAHLKPTYKLLKKVGVAYTNTISMGQGNKKSRLLVWSFIPQTMD
- a CDS encoding DinB family protein, with the protein product MTNTEFILLNLKEIRRRSIKLWEGLPRERYFWKPDKEAMTAIEMIRHVLGADHGWNIIINQGDMSSYISPWENRPFVSLQDELEFAKPYRQQFLESIRQFSADDLANKEITHPGNGKVRLLGDYLLRIGYHESVHAGQFISYLRMMQVERPFIWD
- a CDS encoding ATP-grasp domain-containing protein codes for the protein MKAYIQHRDTNQPLNINCYIACEGFRRMGFEIVHFESIKEIENLEQEAIVVAGIGVVYQALERHGIVPPEPLDYPPSLRHFLKRPLKESTINTIASTPSEWGQFVKPKGFAKKFTGRVVHGTNDLIGCGDRTFDVPVWVSGALEIETEWRCFVRYNKIVGVRPYKGNWRKHFDYNVVEAIPKAYENAPNGYAFDVGVTKQGETILIEANDGFSLGSYGLFYIDYAKLLSARWAQLNSVEDYCNF
- a CDS encoding cysteine desulfurase-like protein is translated as MKLDLDFIRNEYPSLREDYVFFDNAGGSQTLKRVMDKITAYYMTSDVQLGGTYSISTQARERVNSGTAQIAQTLNAKFPHEAVIGSSSTALIRLFSIVIGKTLQAGDEIIITNADHQANISPWQSLAEQGIVIKTWEFNTETFQLELEDLKQLMSAKTKLVAYCHVSNIFGTIHPAKEINAYIHRQGALAFVDGVAYAPHRLPDVQDIDADFYVYSIYKVFGPHIGVLYGKEEHLLRLPGINHSIVPNDDLPYKFQPGGPNYELTYALNGISEYLQAVAQHHGMNANEPIRTQMQFAYDLFDAHEEALAQHLLNFLATKDKVRIIGETTADKDVRVCTIAFVVEGINSPEIDAKVAANNIGIKTGNFYANGITKALDLDRQGGVVRVSMAHYNTFEELERLIAVLDDIF
- a CDS encoding class I SAM-dependent rRNA methyltransferase, giving the protein MIITFPKFEIKRLAIKLKPAAERMVKKGHPWVFEGGITKLSTTGNAGDLAIIYDNKKNKFLACGLYDPDSPIRIKVLQTHQAATINAAWFEAKIKAAYEKRAPLLATDTNSYRLIYGENDGLPSLIADVYKHVIVVKLYASIWFPYLNDILPILLEISNCTTMVLRMSRLLQQNPNNFGLEDGQVVYGDLENEVVVFKEHGVNFSANVIHGHKTGYFLDHRHNRLKVGNLSKGKSVLDVFAYAGGFSVHALAKGATQVVSIDISAQALTVAQQNAALNPHSGQHTTLAVDAFKGLEDLIQQGQKYDIVVIDPPSFAKKESEVAGAINSYKRLATLGSQLVPKGGLLVLASCTARIKAIDFFDAVEKSLKASGKRFKIQEKTYHDLDHPISFPEGAYLKCGYYLLQ
- a CDS encoding YkgJ family cysteine cluster protein, yielding MEDLIQSWKNKKDGAKKSLQKFTKKLHQHRGKHLDQFASLTHEKVFQKIDCLDCAGCCSGLPPIVNKTDAQRISKKLGLSLATFEKDFLTTDEDHDTVLKQTPCPFLLEDNKCSIYEFRPKACREYPHTDVNFSKNLSYHAKNALYCPATFHILEQLKKNVPV